From Paludisphaera rhizosphaerae, a single genomic window includes:
- a CDS encoding DUF58 domain-containing protein has protein sequence MIIPSRRMMWLTAIPLVVILGGRGAPAAVGAAWTIMGMLAAAFIADGLLARRLPIRLTRRAPDQLHVGQTDRVAWTVENRLGAPVRLILADQPPEGARATPLVLEVEAPPRSRTTHEYEIVPTLRGPTAFGDLNYRALGPLGIAWAQRRLPAGHSLRCMPQLANARAAELAERRALLRQAGSHRFRWRGTGTSFESLREYSTQDDIRWVDWKATARLNRPISRNFEVERHQQVVVLVDSSRAMTTYCGHRTKFDAMLEAAVLLTRTALGQGDDLGLMVFADKVDLYLHPRRERTQLNAVIEGLYAREPRLVEPNFELALTLAAKRSSRRTLFILLTDVTVVEAARRMLLYSKVLTRRHLFLVVTIADETLEDNELHEPHDAAELYRVGVAAGLMQERTILLEELRRSGVEVLDSRADQVAPRAIERYLDLKRRNML, from the coding sequence ATGATCATTCCCTCCCGACGCATGATGTGGCTGACGGCGATCCCGCTCGTCGTGATTCTCGGCGGTCGTGGGGCGCCGGCGGCCGTCGGCGCGGCGTGGACGATCATGGGGATGCTGGCGGCGGCCTTCATCGCGGACGGCTTGCTCGCCCGCCGCCTGCCGATCCGCCTCACTCGACGAGCGCCCGACCAGCTCCACGTCGGCCAGACCGACCGCGTGGCCTGGACCGTCGAGAACCGCCTGGGCGCCCCGGTCCGGTTGATCCTCGCCGACCAACCTCCCGAGGGGGCCCGGGCGACGCCGCTTGTGCTTGAGGTCGAGGCCCCGCCCCGCTCCCGCACAACCCACGAGTACGAGATCGTCCCCACGCTTCGCGGCCCCACGGCGTTCGGTGATCTGAACTACCGCGCGCTTGGGCCCCTGGGAATCGCCTGGGCGCAGCGCCGTCTGCCGGCCGGCCACTCGCTCCGCTGCATGCCCCAGCTCGCCAACGCGAGGGCCGCGGAACTCGCCGAGCGTCGGGCGCTTCTCAGGCAGGCGGGCAGCCACCGATTCCGCTGGCGAGGAACGGGGACCTCCTTCGAATCGCTCCGCGAGTACAGCACTCAGGACGACATCCGATGGGTCGACTGGAAGGCGACCGCGCGGTTGAACCGCCCGATCAGCCGGAATTTCGAGGTCGAACGCCACCAGCAGGTGGTCGTCCTCGTCGATTCCAGCCGCGCCATGACGACCTACTGCGGCCACAGGACGAAGTTCGACGCCATGCTCGAAGCCGCCGTCCTGCTGACTCGCACCGCTCTGGGACAGGGCGACGACCTGGGCCTGATGGTCTTCGCGGACAAGGTCGACCTGTACCTCCACCCTCGTCGCGAGCGTACCCAGTTGAACGCGGTGATCGAGGGGCTCTATGCGAGAGAGCCTCGCCTGGTGGAGCCGAACTTCGAACTCGCCCTGACCCTCGCCGCGAAACGCAGCTCGCGCCGGACGCTCTTCATCCTGCTCACCGACGTCACGGTCGTCGAGGCGGCCCGACGCATGCTTCTCTACTCGAAGGTGCTGACCCGCCGTCACCTGTTTCTCGTCGTGACCATCGCCGACGAGACCCTTGAAGACAACGAACTGCACGAGCCGCACGACGCCGCCGAGCTTTACCGCGTGGGCGTCGCGGCCGGCCTCATGCAGGAGCGCACCATTCTCCTT
- a CDS encoding AAA family ATPase, with product MELERFHEHATRLKDGLRRVFFGQDEVIEQLLATVYAGGHVLLEGVPGLGKTLLAKGLARLFDADFQRIQFTPDMMPADILGTEVFQLASQSFQLRKGPVFTTFLLADEINRSPPKTQAGLLEVMEERAVSLGAQRHPLPPLFTVLATQNPIEYEGTYPLPEAQVDRFMTKIVLRYPSLEEELQVLQAYNSGQDLHRAAQSELTPVTTPDEVAAVRRELVGIKISPEVLRYLGEVVRATRTSPQIQVGASPRAAVHLLLMTKARAAMEGREFATPDDVKAVAPAVLRHRLLLTPEAHVAAETPDRVLSRSLAQVEVPR from the coding sequence ATGGAACTCGAACGGTTTCATGAACACGCCACGCGCCTGAAGGACGGCCTCCGCAGGGTCTTCTTCGGCCAGGACGAAGTCATCGAGCAACTGCTGGCGACCGTCTACGCCGGCGGCCACGTTCTGCTCGAAGGCGTCCCCGGGCTGGGCAAGACGCTGCTGGCGAAAGGGCTGGCGCGGCTCTTCGACGCGGACTTCCAGCGCATCCAGTTCACGCCGGACATGATGCCGGCCGACATCCTGGGAACCGAGGTCTTTCAACTGGCCTCCCAGTCCTTCCAGCTCCGGAAAGGGCCGGTTTTCACGACGTTCCTGCTGGCCGACGAGATCAACCGCTCCCCACCCAAAACCCAGGCCGGCCTCCTGGAAGTGATGGAGGAGCGCGCCGTGTCGCTCGGCGCCCAGCGACACCCCCTGCCGCCGCTCTTCACCGTTCTGGCGACCCAGAACCCGATCGAGTACGAGGGGACCTATCCACTCCCCGAGGCGCAGGTCGACCGCTTCATGACCAAGATCGTGCTCCGCTACCCGTCCCTGGAAGAGGAGCTGCAAGTCCTTCAGGCCTATAACAGCGGCCAGGACCTGCACCGCGCGGCCCAGTCCGAATTGACTCCGGTGACGACTCCGGACGAGGTGGCGGCCGTCCGCAGGGAGTTGGTGGGGATCAAGATCTCGCCGGAAGTCCTGCGCTACCTGGGCGAGGTGGTGCGGGCGACCCGGACCTCGCCCCAGATTCAGGTGGGGGCGAGCCCTCGGGCAGCCGTGCACCTGCTGTTGATGACCAAGGCCCGCGCCGCGATGGAGGGCCGCGAATTCGCGACGCCCGACGACGTGAAGGCCGTCGCGCCGGCGGTCCTGCGGCATCGGCTGCTGCTCACGCCCGAGGCCCATGTGGCGGCCGAGACGCCTGACCGCGTCCTCTCTCGTTCGCTGGCCCAGGTCGAGGTCCCCCGCTGA